From the genome of Rathayibacter sp. VKM Ac-2759, one region includes:
- a CDS encoding DUF3488 and transglutaminase-like domain-containing protein encodes MTRRDGRAGSVLLSVLFWVAIVAAASGTGRLLTGVGWLVQLSIAVGLVLAVPAGARALRAHPVVPPILATLTAVVVVTAMFVPARSLLFVVPTPSALADARALAQSGFTSIAQQGLPAVADDGIAFLLVGGVVVLAWATDLFAFSVRLPALAGLFPAALLAVPAVIDPADVSWPSLVLTALAYAAILAVSARPRRTGARRPSFPSAAPALAVVGVVVVAAGLLAGSASGYVRSSTSSGVSGTLFNGSIDPVVALGADLRRPDPVTVLRYATDSDLPVYLRVLTVSDFEGENWAPSATEETAPIDAPIAPEGLSESVPRLSEEVDVSVETLRSQWLPVPYPVESLSGVGDGWLQDVQDGSIRGDATTRAGDDYDVQALRLEPDPQQLLDAPAPAGLERYLSLPDDVPEIVRATAADVTADDTTAYDQARSLQSYFRSSEFTYSEDTPAEEGYDGDGVGVLEAFLTVREGYCVHFASAMAVMARELGIPSRLAIGYQPGSVVPSSDSDLTTYRVMSSDLHAWPELYFEGVGWLPFEPTPSRGAPASYTLPSATSSTGSSTPGAEASAAPGTTAEASAAPTASAATPTATAGALGGSAATSAPAVTAWVLLLLVLLVPWLLRVVQRALRRRSAAGGSTEAAWTELLASARDLGIPVESTATPRSQEALIASSLGSDEARADLRTLRQTLERVRYAPVAAGSGSSWDASTRVVAELRAEAGVPRRVFAAVLPRSVFAPQQRRTPAL; translated from the coding sequence ATGACGCGCCGCGACGGCCGCGCCGGCTCCGTGCTGCTGAGCGTCCTCTTCTGGGTGGCGATCGTGGCGGCGGCCTCGGGCACCGGTCGGCTGCTCACCGGAGTCGGCTGGCTCGTGCAGCTGAGCATCGCGGTCGGCCTCGTCCTCGCCGTCCCCGCGGGTGCCCGGGCGCTGCGCGCGCATCCCGTCGTGCCGCCGATCCTCGCCACCCTCACGGCCGTCGTGGTCGTGACGGCGATGTTCGTGCCCGCGCGCTCGCTCCTCTTCGTCGTCCCGACGCCGTCGGCACTGGCCGACGCGCGGGCGCTCGCGCAGTCGGGCTTCACGTCGATCGCGCAGCAGGGACTCCCGGCCGTCGCCGACGACGGCATCGCGTTCCTGCTGGTCGGCGGTGTCGTGGTGCTCGCGTGGGCCACCGACCTCTTCGCGTTCTCGGTGCGGCTCCCCGCGCTGGCCGGGCTGTTCCCGGCGGCGCTGCTGGCGGTGCCCGCGGTCATCGATCCGGCCGACGTCTCGTGGCCGAGTCTGGTCCTCACCGCGCTCGCCTACGCCGCGATCCTCGCGGTGAGCGCGCGCCCGCGCCGCACGGGCGCGCGCCGGCCGTCGTTCCCGTCCGCGGCCCCGGCTCTCGCGGTCGTGGGAGTCGTGGTGGTCGCCGCGGGCCTGCTCGCGGGGTCGGCCTCGGGGTACGTCCGCAGCTCCACCTCCTCCGGGGTCTCCGGCACGCTCTTCAACGGGTCGATCGACCCCGTGGTCGCGCTCGGCGCCGACCTGCGCCGGCCGGACCCGGTGACGGTGCTGCGCTACGCCACCGACTCCGATCTCCCCGTGTACCTCCGGGTGCTCACCGTCTCCGACTTCGAGGGCGAGAACTGGGCGCCGAGCGCCACGGAGGAGACGGCTCCGATCGACGCCCCCATCGCGCCGGAGGGGCTCTCCGAGAGCGTGCCGCGGCTCAGCGAGGAGGTCGACGTCTCGGTCGAGACGCTCAGGAGCCAGTGGCTGCCGGTGCCGTACCCGGTCGAGTCGCTCAGCGGGGTCGGCGACGGCTGGCTGCAGGACGTGCAGGACGGCTCGATCCGCGGTGACGCGACCACGCGCGCGGGCGACGATTACGATGTGCAGGCGCTCCGCCTCGAGCCCGATCCCCAGCAGCTCCTCGACGCTCCGGCGCCCGCCGGACTCGAGCGCTACCTGTCGCTCCCCGACGACGTGCCGGAGATCGTGCGGGCCACGGCCGCCGACGTGACCGCCGACGACACCACCGCGTACGACCAGGCGCGATCGCTGCAGTCGTACTTCCGCTCGTCGGAGTTCACCTACTCCGAGGACACCCCGGCCGAGGAGGGCTACGACGGCGACGGAGTCGGCGTGCTGGAGGCGTTCCTGACGGTCCGCGAGGGCTACTGCGTGCACTTCGCCTCGGCGATGGCGGTCATGGCGCGCGAGCTCGGCATCCCCTCACGACTCGCCATCGGCTACCAGCCGGGCTCGGTCGTGCCCTCGAGCGACAGCGACCTCACCACGTACCGCGTGATGTCCTCCGACCTGCACGCGTGGCCCGAGCTCTACTTCGAGGGCGTCGGCTGGCTGCCCTTCGAACCGACCCCGAGCCGCGGCGCTCCCGCGTCGTACACCCTCCCGAGCGCGACCTCCTCGACGGGGTCGAGCACGCCGGGTGCCGAGGCGAGTGCGGCTCCGGGAACGACCGCCGAGGCCAGCGCGGCTCCGACAGCGAGCGCGGCGACCCCGACGGCCACCGCCGGTGCGCTGGGCGGATCGGCCGCGACGAGCGCGCCCGCGGTGACCGCGTGGGTGCTCCTCCTGCTGGTCCTGCTGGTGCCGTGGCTGCTGCGGGTCGTCCAGCGGGCGCTGCGGCGGCGATCGGCGGCGGGCGGATCCACGGAGGCGGCCTGGACCGAGCTGCTCGCGAGCGCGCGCGACCTCGGGATCCCGGTCGAGTCGACCGCGACTCCTCGCTCGCAGGAGGCCCTGATCGCCTCGTCCCTCGGGAGCGACGAGGCGCGGGCGGACCTGAGGACCCTCCGCCAGACCCTGGAGCGGGTGCGGTACGCGCCCGTCGCGGCCGGCTCCGGTTCGTCGTGGGACGCGTCGACCCGGGTGGTCGCCGAGCTCCGCGCCGAGGCCGGCGTCCCGCGCCGGGTGTTCGCCGCAGTGCTGCCGCGCTCGGTGTTCGCCCCGCAGCAGCGTCGGACCCCCGCCCTATGA
- the thiL gene encoding thiamine-phosphate kinase, protein MAPHPSPTLAELSEGEVLARVLTRLGGASGAETLVGPGDDSAVLRAPDGRFVVTTDMMVHGPDFRLAWSTPFDLGWKAAASNLSDVAAMGARPTALVVAIAAPQGLGVDVLEGIADGLAAGCAAMAPGCAVVGGDLSASATLTLAITAFGSLDGRAPVLRSGARPGDVVATAGTLGAAGLGLRLLFEQATTAGEPSAALARGLRERFPEVLDAQLRPTPPIAAGIAAGDSATAMMDVSDGVVLDARRMARASGVVIDLDPAAVDRHAGLLPGTEAALARTLVLGGGEDHAMLACFPRAAALPPGFTALGAVREGEPEVRLGGEALLDRGGWDPYLGWDGAAG, encoded by the coding sequence ATGGCACCTCATCCGAGCCCCACCCTGGCCGAGCTCAGCGAGGGCGAGGTCCTCGCGAGGGTGCTGACGAGACTCGGCGGCGCCTCCGGAGCGGAGACGCTCGTGGGGCCGGGCGACGACTCCGCCGTGCTGCGCGCCCCCGACGGCCGCTTCGTCGTGACCACCGACATGATGGTGCACGGCCCCGACTTCCGCCTCGCCTGGTCGACGCCGTTCGACCTCGGCTGGAAGGCGGCGGCGTCGAACCTGTCGGACGTCGCCGCGATGGGGGCTCGGCCGACGGCCCTCGTCGTGGCGATCGCCGCACCGCAGGGCCTCGGGGTCGACGTGCTCGAGGGCATCGCCGACGGCCTCGCGGCCGGCTGCGCCGCGATGGCACCGGGATGCGCGGTCGTGGGCGGCGACCTCTCCGCCTCCGCGACCCTGACCCTCGCGATCACCGCCTTCGGCTCGCTCGACGGTCGCGCGCCCGTGCTGCGCAGTGGAGCCCGGCCCGGCGACGTGGTCGCGACCGCGGGAACCCTCGGCGCGGCGGGGCTCGGCCTGCGCCTCCTCTTCGAGCAGGCGACCACCGCGGGGGAGCCGTCGGCGGCGCTGGCGAGAGGCCTCCGCGAGCGGTTCCCGGAGGTGCTCGACGCCCAGCTGCGGCCGACCCCGCCGATCGCGGCCGGGATCGCGGCGGGCGACTCCGCGACGGCGATGATGGACGTCTCGGACGGCGTCGTGCTCGACGCCCGCCGGATGGCGCGGGCGAGCGGAGTGGTGATCGATCTCGATCCCGCCGCGGTCGACCGCCACGCGGGACTGCTGCCCGGGACCGAGGCGGCGCTCGCCCGCACCCTGGTCCTCGGCGGCGGCGAGGACCACGCGATGCTCGCCTGCTTCCCGCGCGCGGCGGCACTGCCTCCGGGATTCACCGCGCTCGGCGCGGTGCGCGAGGGCGAGCCGGAGGTGCGGCTCGGCGGCGAGGCCCTCCTCGATCGCGGCGGCTGGGACCCCTACCTGGGCTGGGACGGCGCGGCGGGCTGA
- a CDS encoding RsmD family RNA methyltransferase: MTRIIAGFAGSLTLRVPRTGTRPTSDRVREAVFSALEARDALDGATVVDLYAGSGALGLEAASRGASAIVLVERDPKAARTAGENARAIVSAAASNRVTRPRIEVATASVRSFLDGSPALNVDTVFLDPPYDLGEDDLAADLAGVLPLLREDAVVVVERSSRSPEPRWPAGLVRDKRKDYGETTIWWATPASDQPAAPSQPR, encoded by the coding sequence GTGACCAGGATCATCGCCGGCTTCGCCGGGTCCCTCACCCTCCGCGTCCCCCGCACGGGCACCCGGCCGACCAGCGACAGGGTCCGCGAGGCGGTCTTCTCGGCCCTCGAGGCCCGTGACGCGCTCGACGGGGCGACGGTCGTCGACCTGTACGCGGGATCGGGCGCCCTCGGGCTCGAGGCCGCGAGCCGGGGCGCGAGCGCGATCGTGCTGGTCGAGCGCGACCCGAAGGCGGCGCGCACCGCGGGTGAGAACGCTCGGGCCATCGTCTCGGCCGCCGCCTCGAACCGGGTGACCCGGCCGAGGATCGAGGTCGCGACCGCGTCCGTGCGCTCGTTCCTCGACGGCTCCCCCGCCCTCAACGTCGACACGGTGTTCCTCGACCCGCCCTACGACCTCGGCGAGGACGACCTCGCCGCGGATCTGGCCGGGGTGCTGCCGCTCCTCCGCGAGGACGCGGTCGTGGTCGTCGAGCGCAGCTCGCGCAGCCCCGAGCCGCGGTGGCCGGCCGGACTCGTGCGCGACAAGCGCAAGGACTACGGCGAGACGACGATCTGGTGGGCGACGCCCGCGAGCGATCAGCCCGCCGCGCCGTCCCAGCCCAGGTAG
- a CDS encoding ATP-dependent DNA helicase RecG, with translation MQDPLDAGLAAAVGPRTAAAVEKAFGYRTVGELLGHYPRRYAKRGELTALSQLPVGESVTIVAEVREVHERPMKNRRGSLLEVIISDGTGTLSLTFFGQPWRKAQLHRGARGIFAGTVSMFRTTKQLTHPDYRLFDEEEAVAAGGVELAKDWAERPIPIYPATSAISSWQLQAAMAVLLDGLGEVPDPIPESVRAGRSLMPLGEALELIHRPQREGEEAQARETLRFHEAFLLQLALLERRLAAKATPATARTPSPGGLLERFDSALPFDLTGDQRAVGAEIADDLATESPMSRLVQGEVGSGKTLVALRAMLTAAESGGQAALLAPTEVLAGQHLRSIVKTLGPALSAELVPTLLTGGLGAAERRAALLRIVSGTAKIVVGTHALLGDKVSFYDLALVVIDEQHRFGVDQRDTLRRKGATPPHVLVLTATPIPRTVAMTVFGDLDTSTIRELPAGRPGITSHVVSLTDKPGLIARAWERAEEEIRAGHQIYIVCPAIEPGEVAEGAVAPEDAATPLSTVAQTIEGVRAHALLSQRRSAALHGRMTTDEKDAVMRAFAAGEIDVLVSTTVIEVGVDVPNASMMIVLDAERFGVSQLHQLRGRIGRGGVPGVCLFVTASEAGTIARERVEAVAATLDGFELAEVDLELRREGDVLGDSQSGGRSSLRLLRVVQDAPLIVEARALAERLLEGDPVLAGHDRLRAALERRVQERDREFLAKS, from the coding sequence ATCCAGGACCCCCTCGACGCCGGCCTCGCGGCGGCGGTCGGCCCGCGCACGGCGGCCGCCGTCGAGAAGGCGTTCGGCTACCGCACGGTCGGCGAGCTGCTCGGGCACTACCCGCGCCGGTACGCCAAGCGCGGCGAGCTGACCGCGCTCTCGCAGCTTCCGGTCGGCGAGAGCGTCACGATCGTGGCCGAGGTGCGCGAGGTGCACGAGCGGCCGATGAAGAACCGCAGGGGGAGTCTGCTCGAGGTGATCATCTCGGACGGCACGGGCACCCTCTCGCTCACCTTCTTCGGGCAGCCGTGGCGGAAGGCGCAGCTGCACCGCGGCGCGCGGGGGATCTTCGCCGGCACCGTCTCGATGTTCCGCACCACGAAGCAGCTCACCCACCCCGACTACCGCCTCTTCGACGAGGAGGAGGCCGTCGCGGCCGGCGGGGTCGAGCTCGCGAAGGACTGGGCGGAGCGGCCGATCCCGATCTACCCCGCGACGAGCGCGATCTCGAGCTGGCAGCTCCAGGCCGCGATGGCCGTCCTGCTCGACGGTCTGGGCGAGGTCCCCGACCCGATACCCGAGTCGGTGCGCGCCGGCCGGTCGCTGATGCCCCTCGGCGAGGCGCTCGAGCTCATCCACCGGCCGCAGCGCGAGGGCGAGGAAGCGCAGGCGCGCGAGACCCTGCGCTTCCACGAGGCGTTCCTCCTGCAGCTCGCCCTGCTCGAGCGGCGGTTGGCCGCGAAGGCCACCCCGGCGACGGCGCGGACGCCCTCGCCCGGCGGTCTGCTGGAGCGCTTCGACTCCGCCCTGCCGTTCGACCTCACCGGCGACCAGCGGGCCGTCGGAGCCGAGATCGCGGACGACCTGGCGACCGAGAGCCCGATGTCGCGGCTGGTGCAGGGCGAGGTCGGCTCGGGCAAGACGCTGGTGGCGCTGCGCGCGATGCTGACGGCGGCCGAGAGCGGCGGTCAGGCCGCCCTGCTCGCGCCGACCGAGGTGCTCGCCGGGCAGCACCTGCGCTCGATCGTGAAGACCCTCGGCCCCGCGCTCTCGGCCGAGCTGGTGCCGACGCTGCTCACCGGCGGCCTCGGCGCCGCGGAGCGACGAGCGGCGCTGCTGCGCATCGTCTCGGGGACCGCGAAGATCGTCGTCGGCACGCACGCGCTCCTCGGCGACAAGGTCTCGTTCTACGATCTCGCCCTCGTCGTCATCGACGAGCAGCACCGCTTCGGAGTCGACCAGCGCGACACTTTGCGCCGCAAGGGAGCGACGCCGCCCCACGTGCTCGTGCTCACCGCGACTCCGATCCCGCGGACGGTCGCGATGACCGTCTTCGGCGATCTCGACACCTCGACCATCCGCGAGCTGCCCGCGGGGCGCCCCGGCATCACGAGCCACGTCGTGTCCCTCACCGACAAGCCCGGGCTGATCGCCAGGGCGTGGGAGCGGGCCGAGGAGGAGATCCGGGCGGGTCACCAGATCTACATCGTGTGCCCCGCGATCGAGCCGGGCGAGGTCGCGGAGGGTGCCGTCGCTCCCGAGGACGCGGCCACCCCGCTCTCGACCGTCGCCCAGACGATCGAGGGGGTGCGCGCGCACGCCCTGCTGTCCCAGCGCCGCTCGGCCGCCCTGCACGGCCGCATGACGACCGACGAGAAGGACGCCGTGATGCGGGCCTTCGCGGCGGGGGAGATCGACGTGCTCGTCTCGACGACCGTGATCGAGGTGGGAGTCGACGTGCCGAACGCGTCGATGATGATCGTCCTCGACGCCGAGCGCTTCGGCGTCTCGCAGCTGCACCAGCTGCGCGGGCGGATCGGGCGCGGCGGCGTGCCGGGCGTGTGCCTGTTCGTCACCGCATCGGAGGCGGGGACGATCGCGCGGGAGCGCGTCGAGGCGGTCGCGGCGACGCTCGACGGCTTCGAGCTCGCCGAGGTCGACCTGGAGCTGCGGCGCGAGGGCGACGTGCTCGGCGACTCGCAGTCGGGCGGGCGCTCCTCCCTCCGTCTGCTGCGCGTGGTGCAGGACGCGCCGCTCATCGTCGAGGCCCGGGCGCTGGCCGAGCGGCTGCTCGAGGGGGATCCGGTGCTCGCGGGTCACGACCGCCTCCGCGCGGCGCTCGAGCGCCGAGTGCAGGAGCGCGACCGCGAGTTCCTCGCCAAGAGCTGA
- a CDS encoding MoxR family ATPase has product MSREEFTEHCAAILSNLTRVIDGKDAEVSMALTVFLAGGHLLMEDVPGTGKTVLAKSLAASVGGTVSRIQFTPDLLPSDVTGVSVYNQATRDFEFKPGPVFANVLIGDEINRASPKTQSALLECMEERQVSVDGITHLLSRPFAVVATQNPVEMEGTYSLPEAQRDRFMARLSLGYPDERAELEMIRTRDARSPLEELRAVVTRDQLERMIDYVQSIYVAPPVQEYVVAIMQATRIDPELRLGGSPRATLQLIAAAKALAAINDRDFVVPDDIDTLAVPVLGHRLLPATRLPGRSGTSASHSVTEIVQRIIAATPVPFSGRGA; this is encoded by the coding sequence ATGTCGCGGGAGGAGTTCACCGAGCACTGCGCCGCGATCCTGTCGAATCTGACCCGCGTGATCGACGGCAAGGACGCCGAGGTCTCGATGGCGCTCACGGTGTTCCTCGCGGGCGGGCACCTCCTGATGGAGGACGTCCCCGGCACCGGGAAGACGGTGCTCGCCAAGTCGCTCGCCGCCTCCGTGGGGGGCACCGTCTCGCGGATCCAGTTCACCCCCGACCTGCTCCCCTCCGACGTCACGGGGGTCTCGGTCTACAACCAGGCGACGCGCGACTTCGAGTTCAAGCCCGGCCCCGTCTTCGCGAACGTGCTGATCGGCGACGAGATCAACCGCGCCTCGCCCAAGACGCAGTCGGCGCTGCTGGAGTGCATGGAGGAGCGCCAGGTCTCGGTCGACGGCATCACGCACCTCCTGTCGCGGCCCTTCGCGGTCGTCGCGACCCAGAACCCGGTCGAGATGGAGGGCACCTACAGCCTCCCCGAGGCGCAGCGCGACCGCTTCATGGCGCGTCTCTCTCTGGGCTACCCCGACGAGCGCGCCGAGCTCGAGATGATCCGCACGCGCGACGCGCGGAGCCCGCTGGAGGAGCTGCGCGCGGTCGTCACGCGCGACCAGCTGGAGCGGATGATCGACTACGTCCAGTCGATCTACGTCGCACCGCCGGTGCAGGAGTACGTGGTGGCGATCATGCAGGCCACCCGGATCGACCCGGAGCTGCGCCTCGGAGGGAGCCCGCGCGCGACCCTGCAGCTCATCGCCGCGGCGAAGGCGCTCGCGGCGATCAACGACCGGGACTTCGTCGTGCCCGACGACATCGACACCCTCGCGGTGCCGGTGCTCGGCCACCGTCTGCTGCCGGCGACGCGCCTGCCCGGACGCTCCGGGACGAGCGCCTCCCACTCCGTGACCGAGATCGTGCAGCGGATCATCGCCGCGACCCCCGTGCCCTTCAGCGGCCGTGGCGCCTGA
- a CDS encoding DUF3515 domain-containing protein, with the protein MSARRLRTPLVALSAVLLLSGCSAAVALEPAAEATDPGCAEVSVRLPDVVADQPERETNAQGTAAWGTPAAVILHCGVEPPGPTTDLCVSVNGVDWIIDETRADEDIYTLTTYGRDPAVEITVDQSRASGTSAVTDLANAVSYLPQDRQCTDVSDSDTLDTTGTPSG; encoded by the coding sequence ATGTCCGCTCGCCGCCTCCGCACCCCGCTCGTCGCCCTCTCCGCGGTGCTCCTGCTCTCGGGATGCTCCGCCGCCGTCGCTCTCGAGCCGGCCGCCGAGGCGACGGACCCCGGGTGCGCCGAGGTCTCGGTGCGCCTGCCCGACGTGGTGGCCGACCAGCCGGAGCGCGAGACGAACGCACAGGGCACGGCCGCCTGGGGCACGCCGGCCGCCGTCATCCTGCACTGCGGAGTCGAGCCGCCCGGGCCGACGACCGACCTCTGCGTCTCGGTCAACGGCGTCGACTGGATCATCGACGAGACCCGGGCCGACGAGGACATCTACACGCTGACCACCTACGGCCGCGATCCGGCCGTGGAGATCACGGTCGACCAGAGCCGCGCCTCCGGCACGTCGGCGGTCACCGACCTCGCCAACGCCGTGTCCTACCTCCCGCAGGACCGGCAGTGCACGGACGTCTCCGACAGCGACACCCTCGACACGACGGGCACCCCCTCCGGCTGA
- a CDS encoding GntR family transcriptional regulator yields the protein MTLDLRVDPEAPASPFEQIREQIAARVAAGALPLGTRLPAVRALAEQLGVAPGTVARAYKELEAAGVVETRGRAGTVVAGGIEGVERELQLAAAVYAERARSLGAPADRALRVVSSALDA from the coding sequence GTGACCCTCGACCTCCGCGTCGATCCGGAGGCGCCAGCCTCGCCGTTCGAGCAGATCCGCGAGCAGATCGCGGCGCGGGTCGCCGCGGGTGCGCTGCCGCTGGGCACGCGTCTGCCCGCGGTCCGGGCGCTGGCCGAGCAGCTCGGCGTGGCTCCGGGGACGGTCGCCCGCGCGTACAAGGAGCTGGAGGCGGCGGGAGTCGTCGAGACGCGCGGACGGGCAGGAACGGTCGTCGCGGGCGGCATCGAGGGCGTCGAGCGCGAGCTGCAGCTCGCCGCCGCCGTCTACGCCGAGCGGGCGCGGTCGCTCGGCGCGCCGGCGGACCGGGCGCTCCGCGTGGTGAGCAGCGCGCTCGACGCCTGA
- a CDS encoding DUF58 domain-containing protein, translated as MAPDPRGGDAPSTRIGALPALAGVALTVRGWAFVAVGTAAVIAAPLLGFRELLFVGLVLLGLPLGAVVSLIPGSPALQVQRRFAPRVVAVGDVVDVDVLLENRGGPLRAGARAEDRLERIERGEAAGWIVARGGFTLPPVGAAGSGSGRVRARYRLPAGRRGIHRIGPLRLVRGDALGMALRETSAGAAQPFVVTPRAAPLQSDVLDAHGAGGSSPVAHATAGAGTDDVIPRDYRPGDAMRRVHWRASARSGELKVRQDEQNTDPHAWILLETRASRMLDGRRDERFEWAVSMTASLAVHLLERGFETHLVETGSTGALAPSEDEREVAHDVLLRLAELEAATDSVEAVGRIASEMREAGGVRPVFAVLSRLREEDLASLASLAAHARPALAFVVDASPEEEAVLTSLGWYAVSVTPSTRIEEAWADALALRVVA; from the coding sequence GTGGCGCCTGATCCGCGCGGGGGCGACGCGCCCTCGACGCGCATCGGTGCGCTGCCGGCCCTCGCGGGCGTCGCACTGACGGTGCGCGGCTGGGCGTTCGTCGCCGTCGGGACGGCGGCCGTCATCGCGGCTCCGCTGCTCGGCTTCCGCGAGCTGCTGTTCGTCGGGCTCGTGCTGCTGGGGCTCCCGCTCGGAGCCGTCGTCTCGCTGATCCCGGGCAGCCCGGCACTCCAGGTGCAGCGCCGCTTCGCGCCGCGCGTGGTCGCGGTGGGCGACGTGGTCGATGTCGATGTGCTGCTCGAGAACCGCGGCGGGCCGCTCCGGGCCGGTGCGCGCGCCGAGGACCGTCTCGAGCGGATCGAGCGCGGCGAGGCCGCGGGCTGGATCGTCGCGCGCGGCGGGTTCACCCTGCCTCCCGTCGGCGCGGCGGGAAGCGGCTCGGGCCGCGTCCGCGCCCGCTACCGGCTGCCCGCGGGGCGTCGCGGGATCCACCGGATCGGCCCGCTCCGGCTCGTGCGCGGCGACGCGCTGGGCATGGCGCTGCGCGAGACCTCCGCGGGGGCGGCGCAGCCCTTCGTCGTGACTCCGCGGGCCGCGCCGCTGCAGAGCGACGTGCTCGACGCCCACGGCGCCGGCGGGTCGAGCCCGGTCGCGCACGCGACGGCGGGGGCGGGGACCGACGACGTCATTCCGCGCGACTACCGGCCGGGCGACGCGATGCGGCGCGTGCACTGGCGCGCCAGTGCACGATCGGGTGAGCTCAAGGTCCGTCAGGACGAGCAGAACACCGACCCGCACGCCTGGATCCTGCTCGAGACGCGGGCGAGCAGGATGCTCGACGGGCGCCGCGACGAGCGGTTCGAGTGGGCCGTCTCGATGACCGCCTCGCTCGCCGTCCACCTCCTGGAGCGCGGCTTCGAGACCCACCTGGTCGAGACGGGGTCGACAGGCGCTCTCGCGCCCTCCGAGGACGAGCGCGAGGTCGCGCACGACGTGCTCCTCCGCCTCGCCGAGCTCGAGGCTGCCACCGACTCCGTCGAGGCCGTCGGCCGCATCGCGAGCGAGATGCGCGAGGCCGGAGGCGTGCGCCCCGTCTTCGCCGTGCTCTCCCGGCTGCGCGAGGAGGACCTGGCCTCCCTCGCCTCGCTCGCCGCGCACGCCCGGCCCGCGCTCGCGTTCGTGGTCGACGCCAGCCCCGAGGAGGAGGCGGTGCTGACCTCGCTCGGCTGGTACGCCGTCTCCGTGACGCCGAGCACCCGCATCGAGGAGGCGTGGGCCGACGCCCTGGCGCTCCGGGTGGTCGCATGA